The genomic DNA TGGGCCCTAGATTTTCATAGtcatgaaatttttaaaatttgattcgTGTGGTGTTGCATAGTTATATACATATGATTGAATATTTTAGGTATATAAGTCGGCAGTAAAGGCATGGGAAGgcaatagtttttaagaatatttgatTCCTCAAAGCTACCATTCCTTCCACGCCTGCTTACAGGGCCAGCCCACTCTCTTCTCTACTCGTACTTTTATTTACCCAATCAAATCAGGCTTAGGCGCCATTTCTCTTGGTTATATAAATGTAAACAGTACGAAGGAAAGAAGGTTCTAGATATAAAACTCATCTTTATGAAATTGGAATCAAAAGTTTTATGGGATAGATTTTGGGAGGGGACTTCAGAAAAGGTTTTTAGGTGGGCCAAACCAAACTGGCCCAATACGGTTTTGTGGAAATATATAAACTGGGCTTCCTCAGCATTCTGGGTCATCTAAGCCCAACACTGAACTGACCAACACCCTTCCTTCTCCTGTTTATTGCAACTTGCAACTAGGGTTTAAATAATACATTATGCAATGAAATAGGGTCCTCTGATTCTCACCCTTTATTGAAATGGATATACCTTACTACTCCATAAGTCCCCTTTGTGACTTCTCCCATATAATAatgagaattgtgttttgaaccCAATTATgcctaaaaattaatatttgacctagaatgatataaaatgtgaagaaatcaatatatctttcaaaattattttgagtattttctaccataatatttgacaaacttttttatcttaattttttttaataattattttgaaaatttattatttttagaaaattatatttttttaaatatatcatttaaaaaaaataattttgatatatttttagttattttttatatacacaattttaaatatatatattttctaagatgtttgatttttaaaaaataataataataataataattttatttttatttttttgaaaaatgatgtatttttttttctaaatcattaaattaaattaaattttattgaggtttacaaaaaaataaaatttaaattagtgtttttttattatcttttttctcATAGTTAATAAAGatcattcttttaaaaataaaaaatttatattctttttcttaattttcatacttcttGAGCTGAAACGGATTTATACCGagcaaagtttaatttttgtaCCCACCTACTAAGTACAATTTTCCCGATATAATATTTCAGCCAACCAAAAGGTAGACATGTCTCCCAATGGTGCCCACATATTCACCCATGATTGGAGACAAGAATATTATATCCAGCAAATGACTTCATTCTTGATTTGACCTTTTCAACCCCTCTTCAAATTCACACAAAAGCGCAACCTTTAAACCgcaatagttctaaaaaattgGAGGAACTCACTGTGCATAGAATATAATGACGTTGGGGACTATGTCAATGTGTTCATTCCCCATGCAAAAGGTGACAAATAACACTGTATTATCATTAGATTTAGATACTTATAGGGGTGCCGCATTAGGAAACAATAATAGAAGTTGAAATCGTTCCAGAATTTTACAAAGATACAGCAAACTCAAAACACCAATTTCCATTTATTGATAATAGAACTACAGAAGGAAAGAAGCCCTGTGCGGTGCCCCGGCCACCACTCTACTAGCATAACAAACCATACTCAGTTACCAACGAATATACATGACCATATATGCTTGTATGCTGGTCTTCTTCATCAAGTTGTAACGCTACATCCACCGCTAATATCCTTCTCGACCTTGGAGCCTCCACAATCTCTAATGCCAAATGTAACTTGCATGTGAACTTCACGCCCTACGCTGCACAAGGCCAATCCAAATGAAAGAATAACAAATATTGCACTTGATCCTCCCATTTCCAATCAAGGGATTGTTGGAAAAATAGCATTACAACATTGCTTTCTTCATCAGGAGAGAAACGACCCCAAAGGGCCAAAGCCTGCATATGTCAAATAGCTCATTCTTCATTACACTTTACTTTTTCCTGCATGtgtgaaaatatatttgtatatgtTCTGGAGAATGTACTTGCCTATTAAGCACTGACGACTCCTTCGGTTGGCAACTTGATCCCCGGGGTGATGCCATTTCCTTGGtctagaaaaaagaaagaggtaAGAATGAGATGGGCGTTGGATATATTCTGATTAAAGCCGAAAAACTTCATTTTATGTACTCACCGGGGGTTGTTTTGGAAACGAAAAAGCAGGCCCCGATAACAACATAGCACAGCAGAAGGACCAATCCTTTCATGTAGTGAGATGATCCATCctatatataaataatcaaCAGTACCAGATTTGAGTCTCATTCAACAATGATGAACAACTTCCTCAGGACTTTACATAAAATTAGGCATGTGAAATTGGTGTTCATGAAAACCTAACCTGTAGAGTGAAGGCTGTGACAATTATGGCTAAAGCAAGAGAGCTTGTCTCAAGGAGACTGAAATCAAGATCCATCCTGATGCCCATTATCCAGGCAACCAACACGCATAATGGAACCTGATCAATCATGTTTACACAGTGAGTAAATAATTTTCCAACTGATTCAAAGACAGGTTTGATTTGATCAAGAACTCCCATTTCTTGGGTTGTAAATTCTCACCACAAACATTGCAATTTGAGTTGCAGACCCCAAAGCAACACCCAAAGATATATCCTGCATTTGTGTCCAATGAATACATTCAGCAAGTTCAATATGAGAAAGAGGGTTGTTCTTATTCAAAATAGCTGttcaattgagaaaaaaaagaaagaaagatcaCTGCACTACTCACCAACTTGTTCTTAAAGGCGAATATGACTGCCCCAGCATGTTCTGCAGCGTTTCCAACTATGGGCAACAAGATTATGCTGATGAAGGTGACAGAAATACCCCAAGATTCTGATGCAACCTGgtaataaaagaaagagaaattcgAGTTAGCTCCACATGAAATTAATCCCAGAAAAAGCTATGTAAAACAACATGATCAGATTTAAATTTGTTGGGATATTTAAAGATAGCTGAATGCCTAGAAAATGTTTTGATTACCTCAATCGTGCCGACAACAAACTCAGATAATAAAGCAATGATAGCCGTCATTAAAATCAGCCAGACAACTGAACTCCAAAATCCTATAACAGGCTCTTCATCAGAACTCACAGTATCATCATCACCATCCTGATCATCAAAGTCACcataattaatcacataatgtAAGGAGGCAGTCACCAATTTCTGGACTCTGCCAAAACCAATTCATACGGTATAGATTTGTTTGTTCAATGCATGGCCTTGCACCtaagacaaaaagaaaatgaagagaatcACCTCTGGTGCCTCAAACAATTGCCTGTGGGTCCACAACTGGAAAACTAGGTAAGCCAAGTATGCTACGAGCATCACAATGCTGCCAGCTCTTGATAGAGAGAGAGTTGAGTCTGCAATAAGAGCGGCACCACTGGGGTTTGCTGCATACCGAAACATCAATGGCAGCATGTGGCACAACAATCCCAGAAGCAGAAGGAGCGAGTTTATGTCGGATTGTTTCTGTTAAGAGTTAAGACCACaagtaatatttataaatacaaaCTTTCACAGAATTAAATTAGGGTTTGAAATTAAAGATAAGTGATTAGGGCTTTACCCTATCATATTTCTGCTCCTTTCTAAGGTTGTAAATGCCACCACAGAAGAGAGAAGTCCCAAGAACCAGAAGAAGATTGGAGAGCACAGAGCCCAGTAGAGAATACTTCACcactaaaattttattcttgctCAAAGCGAATATTGCAATTATCAGCTCTGTGGCATTACCACATGTTGCATTTAGAAGCCCTCCAACTGAAAGCACAATTTCAAGGAAAACATCAAACAACTTCCATCACTGACTGACAATATCAAAGAACCCACTACATTCAAAAATCAGGTTAGCTAAATTTGGCTCTCACTACACCCATTACAAATGGAGACTATTACATTGGGTTTGTACAACCACCGTTTCATTAAGTCCAATTGTAAAACcaatgatttttcttattatcaATGTAACAACACCCAACTATATATATAGTGTCCAATGTGGACCCAAAGAGaccctcacaactttaaaacgcgggatcaaacaaataaacactCCATACAAAGTTAAACAAGTCCCACATCGGAGTTGAGAAtcgactctaataccatttgttaCGACCCATATCTAATTGTGTGGATATTATCCACTCTTGATTCAAAAGTGTTATGACTTTAAAACGCATTTACAAGGTTAAGAAAAACTTGTACTTGTATAgcatcaaaaactttttcatcTATCCGATGTAGGATATCACAATATAATATGCATAACAAGAGAAATTACAACCCTATAAAGAGTTTGAGAGCAATCATTCTTATGAGGCATTAGCCTCACATAATTTTGTGAcaaataagatattaatatcaaaattgagatttggaaaatcCTATGGACCATAGAGGTACCACATCTTTGATGATTTGAATCATCATATGCTTGAAAAGCAATTTCAAACACTATTTCCAAGGGTTCTATACTCCAAAAAGGTGAGGCATCATAAAATGTCCTTAATAGAATAACATACAATCAACCGGAAGGAAGTACGTGATGAAAGTGCAATAAACCCTAGGGGAGCTTTATGATCATTAAAAACTTAATCCAGTATTAATACTGAGAAACTCATCTAAATTCCaatctataaataaattaatcaacgTAGTTAGTTTAATATCCAATAATTTGATGggaatgaaattttagaatgaGAGTTTCATTGTAAATGGATCTTTCCAACGTCTGGTTTTACATGATAGCCTATGgtttcattcattttcattcatctCCACTCATTAGTTATTCTCATTCACTCTTCAAAGAAAggaaatttttgtttgattataaGATAAGCGAGAATTTCACCTCTTGTAGCATTGCTGTGAATGCTATAAAACAGGAAACAACGAAATCAgaatttccttctcttttttttcatgttaGAAAAGTGGAGGAAGAGAGTagaaaatgactttttttttctttcaaattcatGTTTTGCATTCTTTGATTAgtaaaaaggatgaaaaattttgtttgatggCCAAGAAAGTGAGGAAAGGGAAGCAACaggaataaaaatatctttttcaattaCTTTGATTGATGAGGGAGAAAAATTGTTATCCAAATATCTTAATTCATTTCCATAAAACATTGAAATGAGAATTGGACTTGTTCCTCTACTTTGATTCCTACGCATCCAAATACAGAAATAATGTTTGAAAAAACGGGTCCCCACCCTCTTCACagagaaattaaaaagaaatttgggccccaatctttcatttcaatttgATCAAGCAAATGAAGGTTCCATGATTTACCTGTTGGACCAGTATAATATGCTATTTGCCTTCAATTTGTCacgagaagaaagaaaaaacaatgttAGATCAATTTATGTGAACAGAAAACGAAGAGctataaaactaaataattgaaaatcaaacatTGGCTTACTCGGTCAGAAAGCCAAGCCGTTCAGCAAGCGGGGTGAGTCCAAGCAAGCTCAGACCGAAAATCCAAGGCTGTTCCAGAAAACAAACGTAAAGAATTATTAATATCATACGGGAATTCCAAATTCGATTCATCCTTGGATTAAAATCCAGAATGACAAAGTGATGAATATCAGTCGAAGACTTACCCCGGCAAAGCCGTAGTACTGGGCGACGATGGCAAGCGGGATAGCCGGAAAGAGAACGGAGAGCTTAGTCCCGAGGATGACCTCCTGGAGATTGGCCAATAGCTGCCTCACCAATCCGCAGGGAACTTTGTTGACAAGGGAGAGATCGGACTTCTTCCGAAGGGAAGAAGAGGACATGTTGTGGGCGGTCCTTCCATGTTTAATCTCCTTGCTGGAGCCCTTGAGGTTGCCGTTCTCCATCTGCCACGGCTCCTGAGACGCCATTCTTAACTTACCGGTGCAACTCTACTGCTGTTTCTGCCGATAATTAATCTACAGAATAGATAGCTAGTAGATAGATTTCCAGCGCCGTTATCTTTGTGCTATACAGGTGTGAGAGACATCATGTTTATAAATAGGAGCGCATAGCGCCCGTAGTATACTAAGCCTAAGCTAACTTCCAGGAAGCTTCGTCTTTTTTGGTTTGGTGTGGCGGTTACACAGACTACAGAAAATGTAACCTACGGTTTTGCTTaaaattcttccttttttatctTCCGGGTATAATGCAGGCGGAGgtgaatttctttatttatcattttttatttagttctttCATTAATTCAATACCACGACAACAGTGTCTTCACGTCACTTCCGTCCTCTTTACTCAAGGAAAAACACAACGGCaacatttatataaatatattaagatAAATTACGTTTCCAAATTTAACTACATGTAagataaatactaaaaataagaaCAACTTATCATGCTGTCGTAAGGTGTACTGCTGTACCCACCACCCCCTTTGTTTCTTACTTTACACTTGATTAATATGGACACCGGCCCGCGGCTATAAGTGTTTTTGATATGGATGGTTTGACTGTAGAGTAAAAGCATTTATTTCCATTGGAGTCATTGGCCCCGACACGAGAAGAAgaagtaaaattattttgaaaatctgCTTAGCACAACATTTTTTATACATAATTATGAAATGATGAATGGTGAATCATATTTTGGCTGTGTACACGTAGGATTTATTGTACGTGTGTCCTCCACTCATGTGACAGCTCTGCCATGATACATTAatctttaatatttgttttgattaaaatatttttgactgTCACACTTAATGCTGATTAAAAATGGTATGTTTTCAAATCACAGTTGGTTGCcaatattttattgttgaaaaaCAATACATCAGCCGTCAAATCTTGGTTGCCGATTGGGTGGATGATTGAAGAAGAATGGAGAACCTTGACGAAGGCTGAATTGATGAAgtagaaaacaaagaaataaagagatagCGTTCACGTGGGACTAGTGTCCATGGGAGTCGAACAAACTCAAAGAAGCCAAGCTTCACTCTTTACCCAAGCAATCAAAATGAGAAGATCCGGTTCACGAAGCAGACACAGAAATAAAGTTAAATTGTCACGTACGATCCTTAACATATTCCCGTTCTTTCTTCCAAATCATTGCTTGGGTAATCAAGACGTTCCAAAGGACTACCATGTTATATGGTTCGCTAACATAAAAATCACTCAAATCATATTTTTGGtaacttgtttttaaagttTTGTCTTGTTTAGAAAGAAAAGTTATCTACGGTTCCTCTTTTGTCCATCGACATTCACATTGTGAAACTATTCATTCCGTCCTCCGATGTCGGTAGACATTAACATGGTGaaactatttatttctttcgctgcaacataaaacaaattattttattacttatcTTATCTTAAATTTAACTAAACATATATAGGGTAAAACTAATCTATCTTACAATGTTCTAAACCCAACTCACATTCTTTATTGGTGGATGAACAATTCATAATAAACGTAAGTTATTAGCTCTCGTCGATTACATCCATACCCTTTGTACACATCATTTGTCACTCCTATCGATTAAATGATTTCATGAAATGTTCAAATCGCGACAATGTAAACAGTCTACCACCTGTAATGTATCATCATCGTATATTTTATCTCTCTTTAATATAACatatatcaattcaaagttaaagagaaaattcattttcttaaaataaaaaaatattgaaatatattataaattttattttaaatattaaaaaaataacatttattttattttattttttattcactttacaaattaaatataagtataatataatatatgtaattgaatatgctattttaaaatatcatattcatCATATTTGATATCCAAATGTATCACAtctcattaaaaattatatccTAACTAATAGAATATGATATCATATTATAAACATATCTTATCCTATCAACCAAGCTAATCTTAGTTACCCATAATTTTGGTCATTAAACTCAAATCATTTACGTTATGCTTAGACCTTTCTATCTAATCATGAGATTTACTATTATGGTATGGTTGCGatattttcctaaatttaagttaaaataataatttaaaaaacaatagcagtattatagaatttttattaaatatgaaaaaaaatcaaaataattttttttataaaaaataatatttgcttattttatgtacaagtttctttaaaaccataaattgtataaataaaaataactaaacaaatataaaagtTATCACTGAGTTTAAAAAAGGGTTTTTGCTCTCTTATAAATCTTAACAAAAATAGGGCAATTGAAGTCATGAAACATGATCATTCAAAAATTTAGATTTCGCAATAATTAAAGGATTTAActtaatttggaaataattgaggaaaaatttgtaataatttaaagGGGATTGAAAATGGACTGAGGGTTCTttctaatcattaaaaaaaatgtttcaaaaaaagaaaaccattaaATTATGACAAGAAAGGGATAAATAATTGccctattttgaaaataataggaaatttagcaataatttttaaaaatttaattttataaaagaaaatcaaaattacccATCACTGAATATCAACATTACATAATATGATCAAATTATGGTATCAATTGATGTTAATATGACATATCACTGTTGGTCAATGTTTTCAATTAACACAATGCACAAATCAATATACCGAATGCTTCTTATTTTTCATGCCTCAAAATACATATAGAGACAttatataattgagaaaaagtggatttattgaattctttatatatatatttcaaaaattttaaggaaaaattctccaCCAAAGACTATTAGCATGGCATGATTTGAGGAGATAGTTGTATCAGTTAGTAATCATTGTATTGTGTACTTTCTTCTAAtgataaaatgttattttttaaataaaaatgctatataaaaaataaatattccaaaattgggtatattcattattttcatttataaaaaataaatgcttttttttaatatatatgccCTCTTTTTTTACTCCCAAATAATTCACT from Vitis riparia cultivar Riparia Gloire de Montpellier isolate 1030 chromosome 8, EGFV_Vit.rip_1.0, whole genome shotgun sequence includes the following:
- the LOC117920528 gene encoding vacuolar cation/proton exchanger 3-like, with product MASQEPWQMENGNLKGSSKEIKHGRTAHNMSSSSLRKKSDLSLVNKVPCGLVRQLLANLQEVILGTKLSVLFPAIPLAIVAQYYGFAGPWIFGLSLLGLTPLAERLGFLTEQIAYYTGPTVGGLLNATCGNATELIIAIFALSKNKILVVKYSLLGSVLSNLLLVLGTSLFCGGIYNLRKEQKYDRKQSDINSLLLLLGLLCHMLPLMFRYAANPSGAALIADSTLSLSRAGSIVMLVAYLAYLVFQLWTHRQLFEAPEDGDDDTVSSDEEPVIGFWSSVVWLILMTAIIALLSEFVVGTIEVASESWGISVTFISIILLPIVGNAAEHAGAVIFAFKNKLDISLGVALGSATQIAMFVVPLCVLVAWIMGIRMDLDFSLLETSSLALAIIVTAFTLQDGSSHYMKGLVLLLCYVVIGACFFVSKTTPDQGNGITPGIKLPTEGVVSA